Proteins from one Penicillium digitatum chromosome 2, complete sequence genomic window:
- a CDS encoding 60S ribosomal protein uL24, with translation MAVRTHGIASSRSKSRKAHFQAPSSERRVILSAPVSKELKEKYGIRSIPIRKDDEVVVARGSQKGREGKITNVYRLKFSIFVEKIVRDKSNGQSVPIPLHPSKVVITKLHLDKDREQIIERIAKGREAVKSKSA, from the exons ATGGCTGTCCGAACCCACG GTATCGCCTCTTCGCGGAGCAAGTCTCGCAAGGCACACTTCCAGGCCCCCTCCAGCGAGCGCCGTGTTATCCTCAGCGCCCCCGTCTCCAAGGAACTCAAGgagaagtacgga ATCCGCTCCATTCCCATCCGTAAGGACGACGAAGTCG TTGTTGCCAGAGGTTCCCAGAAGGGCCGTGAGGGAAAGATTACCAACGTCTACCGTCTCAAGTTCTCCATCTTCGTCGAGAAG ATCGTTCGTGACAAGAGCAACGGCCAGAGCGTCCCCATTCCTCTCCACCCTTCTAAGGTCGTCATCACCAAGCTGCACCTCGACAAGGACCGTGAGCAGATCATCGAGCGTATCGCCAAGGGTCGTGAGGCTGTCAAGAGCAAGTCGGCTTAA
- a CDS encoding Calcium channel YVC1, whose protein sequence is MFASLLRSKRQRGQIEQSPFLTPSPWFRTAHNNSRRVFRADESTDDAPELQELDEDIDQDWDEEEEGTFESTPLLPMFSASHLDTLPVYNITHAIRPLIASRCETTLTWDQLRSPQVSQFLIKPILQKIMSAHFSRATLYALMANCLQFEKEIHLSPGNSGANQTRAMVSELLAIKLLREYSTRELIDALSYEFHPLQGQDQLSAPVPGPQRKRVVAARISCLEVAIRSQAKRFLAHPVVVQQLEAIWAGTIVFHSAADNLHRSVNMNQGGNLDYGAAIDPNGDLATDSSNKTFRRSATIYNPQDASLFKLSRLRVPRYRQFLSTLSFAVLLGLFLAVLEQRSRRITSLEIVFWFWSAGFMLDEVVGFNEQGFSLYLMSFWNLFDVGILLLLFAYYCLRIYGTFLTYPRSQYIADQAFDVLTATAPLLFPRLFSILDHYRYFSQLLIAFRIMASDLIAVFVLIVISCSGFFVSFLYFGDNKSPKVVAYGLFQMLMGFTPTAWAMWDEYNFLGRTILTVFLFICHFVVVTILITVLTNSFMRIVQNANQEHQFLFAVNTISMVKSDALFSYVAPTNVIAWLVTPFRNLMPLCEFIRLNRTIIKMTHLPILFTICLYEKTILSSRVAQLMDLIEPTSQNETPAHAPGWQPSRFRGFSTSASVFRREPSVATYQKDQALEEVFRRPYSDDRVRGPPSTVYERQTNNVIKDWMQEIGSGPANGPDDGDSLVVDQHGMHRQRLKFPFRARLANQPRNFTETTRSVASNPEDRPSCVASPVIRPRRTRLSVSPTPKRHLSHHTDMEGDDEFTSNDGDSNDDKPSAQGSTGETADSIGGAEKPSPKFYSSRPSTARIISRRNSPTRRVRHVRNASGVTMLYNPVGSPNEETEGRITPTRPDADSSDGASAPIASNPIDQGTMKRHVIDAARLRNPAIGLHHMSVPEMDSVYLSDQPTGTRPRSSLLFNLGSDLGDNKAVAGGFAGALPSSFQTQLGFAPPVIRREAPTQTQDMLSKLVLARMNNIEEGFREVIKEFKDLRRSGSSRSPSRPDETRGATRERKKRDKNDTKKKSINSPGSRPGSGGSPLKGNGPADDTLPST, encoded by the exons ATGTTCGCCTCGCTGCTTCGCTCAAAGCGCCAGCGCGGGCAGATCGAGCAATCCCCATTCTTGACCCCCTCTCCATGGTTTCGCACCGCGCACAACAACTCGCGACGCGTCTTCCGAGCCGATGAAAGCACCGACGATGCGCCAGAGCTTCAGGAACTCGATGAGGATATAGACCAGGACTgggatgaagaggaagagggaaCATTCGAGTCTACTCCTCTACTGCCTATGTTCTCTGCGTCGCATTTGG ATACGCTGCCTGTTTACAACATCACCCACGCGATCCGTCCCTTGATCGCTTCCCGCTGCGAGACCACCCTAACATGGGACCAGTTACGCTCGCCGCAGGTCTCCCAGTTCTTAATCAAGCCGATCCTGCAAAAGATCATGTCGGCTCACTTTTCGCGCGCGACCCTCTATGCCTTAATGGCCAATTGTCTGCAATTCGAAAAAGAAATACACCTAAGTCCAGGGAACAGCGGGGCAAATCAAACACGGGCAATGGTCAGTGAACTGCTAGCGATAAAACTGTTGCGGGAATACTCGACTCGAGAGTTGATCGATGCGCTGTCCTACGAGTTCCATCCACTCCAGGGCCAGGATCAATTATCAGCACCAGTCCCTGGACCCCAGCGGAAACGGGTAGTTGCTGCCCGTATCTCATGCCTAGAAGTCGCGATTCGCTCGCAGGCCAAGCGGTTCTTGGCCCATCCTGTCGTGGTGCAACAATTGGAGGCTATCTGGGCGGGGACTATTGTCTTTCATTCTGCTGCCGACAATCTCCATCGTTCTGTGAACATGAACCAAGGTGGAAACCTAGATTATGGGGCAGCAATAGATCCCAATGGGGACCTTGCAACTGACTCCAGCAATAAGACATTTCGGCGATCGGCGACAATCTATAACCCCCAAGATGCATCTTTGTTCAAATTATCGCGGCTCCGAGTGCCGCGCTATCGACAGTTTCTTTCCACCCTATCATTTGCAGTACTCTTGGGACTGTtcctggcagtcctggaaCAGCGAAGCCGCAGGATCACCTCCCTTGAGATTGTATTCTGGTTTTGGAGTGCCGGATTCATGCTTGATGAAGTTGTTGGGTTCAATGAACAAGGCTTTAGTCTTTATCTGATGAGCTTTTGGAATCTGTTTGACGTCGGGATCCTGCTATTGCTCTTCGCATACTATTGCTTGAGGATATACGGCACATTCCTGACCTACCCTAGAAGTCAATACATCGCCGATCAAGCC TTTGATGTTCTTACGGCTACAGCTCCCTTGCTATTTCCGAGGTTGTTCTCCATTTTGGATCATTATCGCTACTTCTCCCAACTCCTCATTGCTTTCCGCATAATGGCATCCGATTTAATTGCCGTTTTCGTACTCATCGTCATTTCATGCTCTGGCTTTTTTGTCTCTTTCTTATACTTTGGAGATAACAAGTCCCCCAAAGTAGTGGCCTATGGTTTGTTCCAGATGCTGATGGGATTTACGCCAACCGCATGGGCAATGTGGGATGAATATAACTTTTTAGGAAGAACGATCTTGACGGTTTTCCTATTCATCTGTCACTTTGTCGTCGTTACTATCTTGATCACGGTCTTGACCAATTCCTTTATGAGAATCGTCCAGAACGCAAATCAAGAACATCAGTTCTTGTTCGCTGTCAACACCATCTCGATGGTTAAGTCTGATGCCTTGTTCTCCTATGTGGCGCCGACAAACGTCATTGCCTGGCTGGTAACACCCTTCCGAAACCTGATGCCATTATGTGAATTCATTAGGCTCAACCGGACCATTATCAAGATGACCCATTTGCCCATTTTGTTCACAATCTGCCTGTATGAGAAGACAATCCTCAGCTCTCGAGTCGCTCAGCTCATGGATCTAATTGAACCTACCTCGCAAAATGAGACTCCCGCTCATGCTCCGGGATGGCAGCCCAGTCGATTCCGTGGGTTCAGCACCAGTGCATCGGTTTTTAGGCGAGAGCCCTCTGTGGCAACATACCAGAAGGATCAAGCGTTGGAGGAAGTTTTTCGACGCCCATACAGTGACGATCGAGTTCGAGGACCCCCGAGTACCGTATATGAACGCCAGACCAATAACGTCATCAAAGACTGGATGCAAGAGATTGGCTCTGGACCAGCCAACGGCCCCGATGATGGGGATTCGCTGGTTGTGGACCAACATGGGATGCACAGGCAACGACTCAAATTTCCATTCCGGGCTAGATTGGCCAACCAACCACGAAACTTCACCGAAACGACCCGATCAGTTGCTTCGAATCCCGAGGACCGACCCAGCTGCGTGGCAAGCCCAGTCATCCGGCCTCGGCGTACAAGACTCTCTGTTTCACCCACTCCAAAACGACACCTCTCCCACCATACAGACATGGAGGGTGATGATGAATTTACCAGCAACGATGGTGACTCAAATGATGACAAGCCCTCGGCCCAAGGGTCCACGGGTGAGACAGCTGACTCGATTGGAGGAGCAGAGAAGCCCTCGCCCAAGTTCTACAGCTCTCGTCCATCCACCGCAAGAATCATCTCGCGTCGCAATAGCCCTACACGTCGTGTCAGGCATGTGCGGAATGCTTCTGGGGTCACCATGCTGTACAATCCCGTTGGATCTCCAAATGAAGAGACGGAAGGCCGGATCACACCTACACGGCCAGATGCCGATTCCTCCGATGGGGCGTCCGCTCCTATCGCCTCGAACCCAATCGACCAGGGTACTATGAAACGTCATGTCATCGATGCAGCTCGTCTTCGAAATCCTGCGATTGGACTACATCACATGTCCGTTCCCGAAATGGACAGTGTATACCTATCTGATCAGCCCACGGGGACACGACCTCGGTCTTCCCTTCTCTTCAATCTGGGATCTGATCTCGGCGACAACAAGGCCGTGGCGGGTGGCTTCGCCGGTGCCCTTCCGTCTAGTTTCCAGACTCAGCTAGGCTTTGCCCCACCCGTTATACGTCGTGAAGCCCCAACCCAAACCCAAGACATGCTTAGCAAATTGGTTCTAGCTCGCATGAATAACATCGAAGAAGGATTCCGTGAAGTGATCAAAGAATTCAAAGATCTTCGCCGCAGTGGGTCCAGTCGCAGTCCCAGCCGACCCGATGAGACCCGGGGGGCTACCCGCGAGAGAAAGAAGCGTGACAAGAACGacacaaagaagaaaagtaTCAACTCGCCCGGAAGTCGGCCTGGTAGTGGTGGAAGCCCACTCAAAGGAAATGGACCCGCTGATGATACCTTGCCATCTACTTAA
- a CDS encoding Synaptobrevin, protein MASSSKTSSLLYSCIAHRTTILAEHSSPGSSSSAASSLASIILPKITHDKPQKLTFTHERLFVHYIADSPTGNQSDDGNIAEPNSHSPLSFVVVASAEQGRRIPFAYLLEMKRKFLTTYEPSTTEFASLPAYGCAAFNNELRALLQAYNTAPPADSLASARREIDSVRDIMTENIERVLERGERIDLLVDKTDRLGGSAHDFRIRSRGLRRRMWWKNTKLMIMIVVVVVFLLYLFIGMGCGLPAWGKCVGH, encoded by the exons ATGGCTTCATCCTCCAAGACGAGCTCTCTGCTCTA CTCTTGCATTGCCCATCGCACTACCATTCTGGCCGAGCACTCCTCGCCGGGCAGTTCATCGAGCGCCGCTTCGTCACTAGCCTCCATCATCCTCCCCAAAATCACACACGACAAGCCACAAAAGCTCACCTTCACTCATGAACGACTTTTTGTCCATTATATTGCCGACTCGCCAACAGGCAACCAATCCGACGATGGCAACATTGCAGAGCCCAACTCACACTCTCCCCTGAGCTTCGTGGTAGTTGCATCGGCAGAGCAAGGCCGCCGCATCCCATTTGCCTACCTCTTAGAAATGAAGCGTAAGTTCTTGACTACCTACGAACCATCCACAACCGAGTTCGCCTCACTGCCCGCCTATGGCTGTGCTGCCTTCAACAACGAGCTGCGCGCTCTCCTACAGGCCTACAACACCGCTCCGCCAGCAGACTCGCTCGCATCAGCCCGGCGCGAGATTGACAGTGTCCGTGATATAATGACCGAGAATATCGAGCGAGTTCTGGAACGCGGCGAGCGCATCGATCTGCTGGTTGATAAGACGGATCGGCTTGGTGGGAGTGCGCATGATTTCCGGATCCGTAGCCGAGGATTACGGAGACGGATGTGGTGGAAGAACACGAAGTTGATGATTATGATTGTGGTCGTCGTTGTCTTCTTGCTGTATCTGTTTATCGGCATGGGGTGTGGACTACCTGCATGGGGCAAGTGTGTTGGGCACTAG